The following coding sequences lie in one Rutidosis leptorrhynchoides isolate AG116_Rl617_1_P2 chromosome 4, CSIRO_AGI_Rlap_v1, whole genome shotgun sequence genomic window:
- the LOC139841973 gene encoding putative F-box protein At1g67623, translated as MVKLVCKAFWKLSDDALVYKRLSFDRWCISPWGNHKLADIFISSMYFGNPNAIFRYGLRAYFDSKYPDVGLHLLEKASDMQLKEACYVYGLVMFASHQIENKDIGLQILNQTFPPVLDLVVEVRTKVFDLLRCCWVLFNHHPFDDVATCCTIKVHNGYFPLDHGWEIILTKPECMSCFWSYEFRVFAQ; from the coding sequence ATGGTGAAGTTGGTTTGCAAAGCATTTTGGAAGCTTTCCGATGatgctttggtttataaaaggctttcctttgataggtggtgtaTCTCACCTTGGGGAAACCATAAGTTGGCAGATATTTTCATTTCTTCTATGTATTTTGGAAACCCTAATGCGATTTTTCGCTATGGTTTGAGGGCTTATTTTGATTCTAAATACCCCGATGTAGGGCTTCATTTATTAGAAAAAGCTTCGGATATGCAACTTAAAGAGGCATGTTATGTTTATGGTTTAGTCATGTTTGCCTCTCACCAAATAGAGAATAAGGACATCGGATTACAAATTCTTAATCAAACATTTCCACCGGTGCTGGATTTGGTGGTTGAGGTGAGAACCAAGGTTTTTGATTTGTTGCGATGCTGTTGGGTATTATTTAATCACCATCCTTTTGATGACGTCGCAACGTGCTGCACTATCAAGGTccacaatggttattttccacttGACCATGGGTGGGAAATTATATTGACTAAACCAGAATGCATGTCTTGTTTTTGGTCCTATGAGTTCCGTGTTTTTGCTCAATGA